A DNA window from Drosophila biarmipes strain raj3 chromosome 2R, RU_DBia_V1.1, whole genome shotgun sequence contains the following coding sequences:
- the LOC108036437 gene encoding vesicle-associated membrane protein 7, with product MPILYSVISRGTTVLAKYADCVGNFAEVTEHIIGRIGVHNHKMTYTHGDYLIHYTCENKLVYMCITDNEFERSRAFLFLADVKQKFIQTYGLQVATAIAYSMNTEFSKILADQMNYFSQSREVDTISRVHGQIDELKDIMVKNIDSLRDRGEKLELLVNKTENLSNNSVAFRKASRNLARQMFWKNMRIYVVVGLVITFIVYVIVSMACGGLAWQSCV from the exons ATGCCGATTCTATACAGCGTTATATCGCGGGGCACCACCGTGCTGGCCAAGTACGCGGACTGCGTCGGCaacttcgccgaagtgacgGAGCACATCATCGGCCGGATCGGGGTGCACAACCACAAGATGACCTACACACACGGCGACTACCTGATCCACTACACCTGCGAGAACAAGCTGGTCTACATGTGCATCACCGACAAC GAGTTCGAGCGTTCCCGGGCCTTTCTCTTCTTGGCGGATGTCAAGCAGAAGTTCATCCAGACTTACGGCCTGCAGGTGGCCACCGCCATCGCATACTCCATGAACACCGAATTCTCCAAGATCCTGGCCGACCAGATGAACTACTTCAGTCAGTCCCGGGAGGTGGACACCATTTCGCGGGTTCATGGGCAGATAGACGAGCTAAAAGACATTATGGTTAAGAATATTG ACAGTCTGCGAGATCGCGGCGAGAAACTTGAACTGCTGGTCAACAAGACCGAAAACTTAAGCAATAAT TCCGTTGCATTCCGCAAGGCCTCGCGGAACTTGGCGCGACAAATGTTCTGGAAGAATATGCGCATCTACGTGGTGGTGGGCCTGGTGATAACCTTTATTGTCTACGTAATCGTGAGCATGGCCTGTGGCGGCCTCGCCTGGCAGTCCTGTGTTTAG
- the LOC108036432 gene encoding zinc finger and BTB domain-containing protein 41 isoform X2, translated as MTPQLLDGHHYVESARVYMKRDSSILIKCCLCNADTFAGGKWEDFTRHLLQGHGELHQSDPDMDEIQDEVQIELSNLLEAGIGQETQLAEEQEEEVFTDVEFLDEEEETGDPISSSEKEQDQEEHEGSIHQVYILNKPNKPFYSLQRTSPEIIQYFIELLRRHQHLWSSHHGINKKIRLESSKKVAQALSHRFGFHLEAKVVNASVRFLQLWFERHLLRFMPTSHISVTICEECDRRCLNERQLRLHKFRVHGGPNPNTCHVCHQGFPLASKLEQHKARYHFKPLEWQCSQCDYNAPSKWDFQQHQAMHAGQRNYTCEVCGHTCKTSSALAVHRRTHDQPRLPCPQCNRRFRENYTLKCHIRKIHEGDSAWRFFCSICSRRFQAKEMLKLHELVHSQREEKESEDTEDPEELNTTFN; from the exons ATGACTCCACAACTTTTAGATGGCCATCACTATGTGGAAAGTGCACGTGTTTACATGAAGAGAGACTCCTCCATTCTGATCAAATGCTGCCTCTGCAATGCGGACACTTTTGCCGGTGGCAAGTGGGAGGATTTCACAAGACACCTGTTGCAAGGACATGGAGAACTCCACCAGTCAGATCCAGATATGGATGAGATCCAGGACGAGGTACAGATAGAGCTGAGCAACCTCTTAGAGGCGGGCATTGGTCAAGAAACCCAGTTGGCAGAAGAGCAGGAGGAGGAAGTGTTCACCGATGTGGAGTTCCTTGATGAGGAGGAGGAAACGGGGGATCCTATTAGCTCATCGGAGAAAGAACAGGATCAGGAAGAACATGAGGGGAGCATCCACCAA GTTTACATTCTAAATAAACCAAATAAGCCCTTCTACAGTTTGCAGCGCACCAGTCCCGAGATCATTCAGTATTTCATAGAGCTCCTGCGCCGGCACCAGCATCTCTGGAGCAGCCACCATGGGatcaacaaaaaaattcgCTTGGAGAGCTCTAAAAAAGTGGCACAGGCGCTGTCCCATCGATTTGGGTTCCATTTGGAGGCTAAGGTGGTAAATGCCAGTGTTCGATTTCTGCAACTCTGGTTTGAACGACA CCTTCTGAGATTCATGCCCACCAGCCATATCTCGGTGACCATTTGCGAGGAGTGCGACCGGCGTTGCCTCAACGAGCGCCAACTGCGACTGCACAAGTTCCGAGTGCATGGAGGACCCAATCCGAATACATGCCATGTGTGCCACCAGGGCTTTCCGCTCGCCTCGAAGCTGGAGCAGCACAAGGCGCGCTACCACTTTAAGCCGCTGGAGTGGCAGTGCAGCCAATGCGACTACAATGCGCCTTCCAAGTGGGACTTTCAGCAGCATCAGGCCATGCACGCCGGACAGAGGAACTACACCTGCGAGGTGTGCGGGCACACCTGCAAGACCAGCTCCGCCTTGGCAGTCCACCGTCGAACGCACGACCAGCCACGACTACCATGTCCCCAATGCAACCGGCGATTCCGAGAGAACTACACCTTGAAGTGCCACATCCGTAAAATCCACGAGGGCGACAGCGCGTGGAGGTTCTTTTGTAGCATTTGCTCGCGAAGATTTCAAGCTAAGGAAATGCTGAAGCTGCATGAGTTGGTCCACTCCCAGAGGGAAGAAAAGGAGTCGGAGGACACTGAAGATCCGGAGGAACTAAATAcaacttttaattaa
- the LOC108036433 gene encoding stimulator of interferon genes protein homolog, with translation MCQEMAIASDAEEAENAVLAEKGRKCFYLKKMIGDYIDTSVRIVATVFLADFLQRFYRCAVEYVRYSRYYLPEDRVRTIVRRSYTYNNKNVYLMLAFLLVGFFRISVTGNCRDVVPSILYLSYMPLYWIFSDLGQSTLSYSHWIRDSHGLDYAAGMASNYFHGYLKLSLPERKNDGLHHRMELYEDQNNVTFGIHRLVILIPDEMFVNGVLESDLLDKAKPLETKYINRAGVNRPFKHAVYRLNQKINGKTYYFAIEGATPMLSFFDAMQSNLSATWQMKELQREIWLKFYKHLKELITTWPETRNLVELIIYSSHDLKGNLIDVGELLKDHMENKTRTIDELTD, from the exons ATGTGCCAAGAAATGGCAATCGCAAGTGACGCGGAGGAAGCGGAGAACGCAGTTCTCGCGGAGAAGGGCaggaaatgtttttatttgaaaaaaatgataGGAGATTACATAG ACACCTCTGTTCGCATTGTGGCCACCGTCTTTCTGGCTGACTTCCTGCAGCGCTTCTATCGCTGCGCCGTCGAATATGTCCGCTATAGCCGGTACTATCTGCCCGAGGATCGGGTGCGGACGATTGTCCGGCGCTCGTACACGTACAACAACAAGAATGTCTACCTGATGTTGGCCTTTCTCCTCGTGGGATTCTTCCGAATTTCGGTTACAGGAAACTGCAGAGACGTAGTGCCCTCAATCCTGTACCTGTCCTACATGCCGCTCTACTGGATCTTCAGCGATCTGGGCCAGAGCACCCTGAGCTACTCCCACTGGATACGGGACTCACACGGGCTGGACTACGCGGCCGGAATGGCCTCTAACTACTTCCATGGCTACCTCAAACTCTCACTGCCCGAACGTAAGAACGATGGACTCCATCATCGAATGGAACTCTATGAG GACCAGAATAACGTCACTTTCGGCATACATCGACTGGTTATTCTTATCCCCGACGAAATGTTTGTTAACGGCGTACTCGAAAGCGATTTACTGGATAAAGCTAAG CCCCTGGAGACGAAGTATATAAACCGAGCCGGCGTGAATCGTCCTTTTAAGCACGCTGTCTACAGACTTAACCAAAAGATCAATGGCAAGACCTACTACTTTGCCATCGAGGGGGCCACGCCCATGCTGTCCTTCTTCGATGCCATGCAGTCCAACTTATCGGCCACCTGGCAGATGAAGGAGCTGCAGCGGGAGATTTGGCTAAAGTTCTACAAGCACTTGAAGGAGCTGATCACCACGTGGCCAGAGACCCGTAACTTGGTGGAGCTGATTATCTATAGCT CCCATGATTTAAAAGGAAACCTCATAGATGTTGGAGAATTGCTTAAGGACCATATGGAAAATAAAACGAGAACTATTGACGAGCTTACCGACTGA
- the LOC108036440 gene encoding mitochondrial amidoxime reducing component 2, with the protein MATGGSNTTFDLSPKTLVGVGVGLVAVGGASYLLYRHLTRDVMPQKWRRVGTVERIHFFPVKSCAPLEISKTGVEYDCDVLSMSFEGIRDRTLMVVNDKNEMVTARVYPHMTQIHSKKVSPSKLVFSAQDLPDLELDFENLEGPGKDVHTSVWGVPVDVMPCGDRINRWFSQAILKKESGLKLVHYPYPKPVRSTNPRLKHMPFLRQEDSGTFNDATSYMLMNLSSVADLNTRLKNPVDALQFRGNFELKMDVDEPYAEDNWQWLRIGNDAVFRSVAPCTRCILPNINVKTAERDSDGEPLKTLRGYRLFNFSSPALGIHLGLRLPGKVKANDVVYVGEK; encoded by the exons ATGGCAA CCGGTGGAAGCAACACGACCTTTGACCTCAGTCCCAAGACCctggtgggcgtgggcgtAGGCCTGGTGGCAGTGGGCGGGGCGAGTTACCTGCTGTACCGCCACCTGACGCGAGACGTGATGCCCCAAAAGTGGCGTCGCGTGGGCACCGTGGAGagaatccacttctttccggTCAAGTCCTGTGCTCCTCTGGAGATCTCCAAGACCGGCGTGGAGTACGATTGCGATGTACTGAGCATGTCCTTTGAGGGAATAAGGGATCGCACCTTGATGGTGGTCAACGATAAGAACGAAATGGTCACGGCTCGCGTGTATCCGCACATGACCCAGATCCACTCGAAGAAAGTGTCGCCCAGCAAGCTGGTCTTTAGCGCCCAGGACTTGCCCGACCTGGAGTTGGACTTTGAGAACCTGGAGGGTCCTGGCAAGGATGTGCACACATCCGTTTGGGGCGTTCCCGTGGACGTGATGCCCTGCGGAGATCGGATCAACAGGTGGTTCTCACAGGCCATCCTGAAGAAGGAGAGCGGCCTTAAACTGGTCCACTACCCCTATCCGAAGCCAGTCAGGAGCACAAACCCGCGACTCAAGCACATGCCCTTCTTAAGACAGGAGGATTCG GGCACCTTCAACGATGCCACCAGTTACATGCTGATGAACCTTTCATCGGTGGCTGATCTTAACACTCGGCTGAAGAATCCTGTGGATGCCCTTCAGTTCCGCGGCAACTTCGAGCTGAAAATGGATGTAGATGAGCCCTACGCCGAGGACAACTGGCAATGGCTACGTATTGGCAATGATGCTGTCTTCCGTTCTGTGGCGCCTTGCACGCGCTGCATCTTACCGAACATTAATGTGAAGACTGCTGAGAGGGACTCCGATGGTGAGCCACTGAAGACACTGAGGGG CTATCGCTTGTTCAACTTCAGCTCGCCGGCTCTGGGCATCCATTTGGGACTTCGGCTCCCGGGCAAAGTCAAGGCCAACGATGTGGTATACGTGGGGGAGAAGTAA
- the LOC108036432 gene encoding zinc finger and BTB domain-containing protein 16-A isoform X1: MTPQLLDGHHYVESARVYMKRDSSILIKCCLCNADTFAGGKWEDFTRHLLQGHGELHQSDPDMDEIQDEVQIELSNLLEAGIGQETQLAEEQEEEVFTDVEFLDEEEETGDPISSSEKEQDQEEHEGSIHQVYILNKPNKPFYSLQRTSPEIIQYFIELLRRHQHLWSSHHGINKKIRLESSKKVAQALSHRFGFHLEAKVVNASVRFLQLWFERQYVMQLSNSGFRCRYPKYFHSLLRFMPTSHISVTICEECDRRCLNERQLRLHKFRVHGGPNPNTCHVCHQGFPLASKLEQHKARYHFKPLEWQCSQCDYNAPSKWDFQQHQAMHAGQRNYTCEVCGHTCKTSSALAVHRRTHDQPRLPCPQCNRRFRENYTLKCHIRKIHEGDSAWRFFCSICSRRFQAKEMLKLHELVHSQREEKESEDTEDPEELNTTFN, encoded by the exons ATGACTCCACAACTTTTAGATGGCCATCACTATGTGGAAAGTGCACGTGTTTACATGAAGAGAGACTCCTCCATTCTGATCAAATGCTGCCTCTGCAATGCGGACACTTTTGCCGGTGGCAAGTGGGAGGATTTCACAAGACACCTGTTGCAAGGACATGGAGAACTCCACCAGTCAGATCCAGATATGGATGAGATCCAGGACGAGGTACAGATAGAGCTGAGCAACCTCTTAGAGGCGGGCATTGGTCAAGAAACCCAGTTGGCAGAAGAGCAGGAGGAGGAAGTGTTCACCGATGTGGAGTTCCTTGATGAGGAGGAGGAAACGGGGGATCCTATTAGCTCATCGGAGAAAGAACAGGATCAGGAAGAACATGAGGGGAGCATCCACCAA GTTTACATTCTAAATAAACCAAATAAGCCCTTCTACAGTTTGCAGCGCACCAGTCCCGAGATCATTCAGTATTTCATAGAGCTCCTGCGCCGGCACCAGCATCTCTGGAGCAGCCACCATGGGatcaacaaaaaaattcgCTTGGAGAGCTCTAAAAAAGTGGCACAGGCGCTGTCCCATCGATTTGGGTTCCATTTGGAGGCTAAGGTGGTAAATGCCAGTGTTCGATTTCTGCAACTCTGGTTTGAACGACAGTACGTAATGCAATTGAGCAACTCGGGCTTTCGATGTCGCTATCCAAAGTACTTCCACAGCCTTCTGAGATTCATGCCCACCAGCCATATCTCGGTGACCATTTGCGAGGAGTGCGACCGGCGTTGCCTCAACGAGCGCCAACTGCGACTGCACAAGTTCCGAGTGCATGGAGGACCCAATCCGAATACATGCCATGTGTGCCACCAGGGCTTTCCGCTCGCCTCGAAGCTGGAGCAGCACAAGGCGCGCTACCACTTTAAGCCGCTGGAGTGGCAGTGCAGCCAATGCGACTACAATGCGCCTTCCAAGTGGGACTTTCAGCAGCATCAGGCCATGCACGCCGGACAGAGGAACTACACCTGCGAGGTGTGCGGGCACACCTGCAAGACCAGCTCCGCCTTGGCAGTCCACCGTCGAACGCACGACCAGCCACGACTACCATGTCCCCAATGCAACCGGCGATTCCGAGAGAACTACACCTTGAAGTGCCACATCCGTAAAATCCACGAGGGCGACAGCGCGTGGAGGTTCTTTTGTAGCATTTGCTCGCGAAGATTTCAAGCTAAGGAAATGCTGAAGCTGCATGAGTTGGTCCACTCCCAGAGGGAAGAAAAGGAGTCGGAGGACACTGAAGATCCGGAGGAACTAAATAcaacttttaattaa
- the LOC108036435 gene encoding origin recognition complex subunit 6 produces the protein MTTLIEQLITKMGLRDEPNVMEKTTELVRLLELRSTNVPLQINEYGKIVLCADLASCLLGIPFDKEQALKMSGLRRSHYLNNKRMFEKLLDLNKLASVNDICVQLGLNEVARKAEELMTLFKAVAATEDTGTDTTHPQYAAMAVFQACRLLKKKVSKSKLMPFSNLRPTQFQQLEHQWTLMIAKHHKESKLPASFDLDGKLKESQQGNIKAQECKKAQKPQTEDYETWKERMLARAQAQLKEQESSHPNLDNQMEA, from the exons ATGACTACTTTAATAGAACAGTTGATAACGAAGATGGGCCTGCGGGATGAGCCCAATGTGATGGA GAAGACCACCGAATTGGTGCGTCTACTGGAGCTGCGCTCCACAAATGTCCCCCTGCAGATCAACGAGTATGGAAAGATAGTCTTGTGTGCGGACCTCGCCTCCTGTCTGCTGGGCATCCCGTTCGACAAGGAGCAGGCCCTTAAAATGTCGGGCCTGCGTAGGAGCCACTACCTCAACAACAAGCGAATGTTTGAGAAGCTCCTAGACCTGAACAAGCTGGCCAGCGTGAACGACATATGTGTGCAGTTGGGCCTCAACGAGGTGGCCCGCAAGGCGGAGGAGCTGATGACCCTCTTCAAGGCTGTGGCCGCCACCGAAGACACCGGAACCGACACTACCCATCCGCAGTACGCAGCCATGGCCGTCTTCCAGGCCTGCCGCCTGCTCAAGAAAAAGGTCTCCAAGTCGAAGCTAATGCCCTTCAGCAACCTTCGTCCCACCCAGTTCCAACAGCTTGAGCATCAGTGGACTCTCATGATAGCCAAGCACCACAAGGAGAGCAAATTGCCAGCGTCCTTCGATTTGGACGGGAAACTTAAGGAAAGTCAGCAGGGGAATATCAAAGCACAAGAGTGCAAGAAGGCGCAGAAGCCTCAGACGGAGGACTACGAGACATGGAAGGAGCGAATGCTGGCCAGGGCGCAGGCGCAGCTGAAAGAACAGGAAAGTTCGCATCCCAATCTGGATAATCAGATGGAGgcgtaa
- the LOC108036436 gene encoding proteasome subunit alpha type-3, with amino-acid sequence MSTIGTGYDLSASQFSPDGRVFQIDYASKAVEKSGTVIGIRGKDAVVLAVEKIITSKLYEPDAGGRIFTIEKNIGMAVAGLIADGNYVADIARQEAANYRQQFEHAIPLKHLCDRVAGYVHAYTLYSAVRPFGLSIIFASWDEVEGPQLYKIEPSGSSFGYFACASGKAKQLAKTEMEKLKPDMKIDDLVKSAGEIIYKVHDELKDKDFRFEMGLVGRVTDGLHRINPPELTEKARNAGDAANKEDDSDNETH; translated from the exons ATGAGTACCATTGGCACCGGA TACGACCTGTCGGCCTCGCAGTTCTCGCCGGACGGCCGCGTTTTCCAGATCGACTACGCCTCCAAGGCGGTGGAGAAGAGCGGCACCGTGATTGGGATCCGGGGCAAGGACGCCGTGGTCCTGGCCGTGGAGAAGATCATCACCAGCAAGCTGTACGAGCCGGACGCAGGCGGTCGGATCTTCACCATCGAGAAGAACATCGGCATGGCGGTGGCCGGCTTGATAGCCGATGGAAACTATGTGGCGGACATCGCCCGCCAGGAGGCAGCCAACTACAGGCAACAGTTCGAGCACGCCATTCCGCTGAAGCATCTGTGCGATCGCGTCGCCGGATACGTCCATGCCTACACTCTGTACAGCGCCGTCCGCCCCTTCGGGCTGTCGATCATATTCGCCTCCTGGGACGAGGTTGAGGGCCCGCAGCTCTACAAGATCGAGCCGTCTGGCTCCTCCTTCGGCTACTTCGCCTGCGCCAGCGGCAAGGCCAAGCAGCTGGCCAAGACAGAGATGGAGAAGCTGAAGCCCGACATGAAGATCGACGATCTGGTGAAGAGCGCCGGAGAAAT cATCTACAAGGTCCATGACGAGCTTAAGGACAAGGACTTCCGTTTCGAAATGGGTTTGGTGGGCAGGGTGACTGATGGCCTGCACCGCATCAATCCCCCAGAACTGACTGAGAAGGCGCGGAATGCCGGAGATGCTGCCAACAAGGAGGACGACAGTGACAATGAGACACATTAG
- the LOC108036434 gene encoding U7 snRNA-associated Sm-like protein LSm11 codes for MDDREPKDPKSSKEDAPSQDPELDVCSDQFNPLRALYEPNYKVTDVVPKVLYQNLAAFESALKKFGIWQLNKRQKPETRGGDQGALKKASSSRSADIAEPPQRRFEPHQMPTTRTPNKKHHRNIFTYMESSVGPLGVLKKCIPSGSPQETKEYPEEVRVRVVTRKQGAVGGSVEGELVAFDKQWNLLLRNATETWKRRKYNYGEQNICDTPVDCTKRLRELGITLPKTHVKSLNRKNVEVKRDLPQILIRGENVVIVSIVAKAK; via the coding sequence ATGGATGACAGGGAACCGAAGGATCCAAAAAGTTCAAAGGAAGATGCTCCCAGCCAAGATCCCGAATTGGATGTGTGCAGTGATCAGTTTAATCCGCTGCGAGCCTTGTACGAACCCAACTACAAGGTGACGGATGTGGTCCCCAAAGTCCTCTACCAAAATCTGGCCGCCTTCGAGAGTGCGCTCAAAAAGTTCGGCATCTGGCAGTTGAACAAGCGGCAGAAACCGGAAACCCGAGGAGGAGACCAGGGTGCATTGAAGAAGGCATCTTCCTCCAGGTCTGCAGACATTGCGGAGCCTCCTCAGCGGCGCTTTGAGCCACATCAGATGCCCACGACTAGGACCCCGAACAAGAAGCACCACCGCAACATATTCACCTACATGGAGAGCTCTGTCGGTCCCCTGGGAGTGCTTAAGAAGTGCATTCCTTCGGGCAGTCCCCAGGAAACTAAGGAGTATCCCGAAGAGGTACGAGTTAGGGTGGTGACTCGCAAGCAGGGAGCAGTGGGCGGCAGCGTCGAGGGTGAACTGGTGGCCTTCGACAAGCAGTGGAACCTGCTGCTGCGAAATGCTACCGAAACCTGGAAGCGACGAAAGTACAATTACGGAGAACAAAACATTTGCGACACACCTGTTGATTGCACAAAGCGGCTTAGGGAGCTGGGCATTACTCTTCCCAAGACCCATGTCAAAAGTTTAAACCGGAAGAACGTTGAGGTAAAGCGAGATCTGCCACAGATCTTAATACGCGGCGAAAATGTGGTTATAGTTAGTATAGTAGCTAAGGCAAAGTAA